Proteins from a genomic interval of Choristoneura fumiferana chromosome 12, NRCan_CFum_1, whole genome shotgun sequence:
- the LOC141433233 gene encoding probable peptidoglycan muropeptide transporter SLC46: MNGISTVAKLVVEEGIPKDEPEVIKRSSFRQKLAQIRSNITVEPIIACYIMSNVFSGLAVQNLNLEKACRVNLGYSDEVCSALNRRETENYTMEEAEVQKLTASVQAWKNIVQTAFPCILVLFVGSWSDKTGKRKACILLPIVGEVLCCTSFILNTYFFYELPLEITALSDLFPSLTGGWITVCVGVFSYIGDITTKEMRTFRVGVANLCMSLGIPLGMSLSGILLQQIGYYGIFCISNCLYFTSLIYGYIRLKDPVMSDERQKVTPVGCCGWIKSFFDARHVRETLTVAFCNGTRRRRLRVSLLIVVVCVIFGPLHGEMNVLYLFMRFRFNWNEVQFSMFCTYSIITNLVGTLFSISIFSSFMKLDDTIVGSISCASKILASFIFAFATTTTEIYLAPLVEIFNGTSFIAMRSIASKLVTSEELGKVNSLFGLAEAMTPLVYGPLYSRVYMATLSFLPGAVFLLGAAMTVPAMAIFGWMYFEQKEDKRLAEAENANKEV; the protein is encoded by the exons ATGAATGGAATAAGTACAGTTGCGAAACTTGTTGTGGAAGAAGGAATTCCAAAAGATGAACCTGAAGTGATCAAGAGGTCGAGTTTTAGGCAAAAACTAGCGCAGATTAGATCTAATATAACGGTTGAACCTATTATTGCGTGTTATATTATGTCCAATGTGTTCTCCGGACTTGctgttcaaaatttaaatttggaaaaagcGTGTCGTGTGAACCTAGGATACAGTGATGAAGTGTGTTCGGCACTTAATAGACGAGAAACAGAAAACTATACGATGGAAGAGGCAGAAGTGCAAAAGTTGACTGCGTCTGTGCAAGCGTGGAAAAACATTGTGCAGACTGCGTTTCCTTGTATACTAGTGCTGTTTGTAGGTTCTTGGAGTGACAAGACGGGAAAGAGGAAAGCATGCATTCTATTACCGATAGTGGGAGAAGTGCTGTGCTGTACGAGTTTCATTTTAAACACGTATTTCTTCTATGAGCTGCCTTTGGAGATCACGGCTCTTTCAGACCTGTTTCCATCTCTCACGGGCGGATGGATAACGGTGTGTGTTGGCGTGTTCAGTTACATCGGTGACATCACCACCAAAGAGATGAGGACATTTAGAGTTGGGGTTGCTAACCTATGTATGTCGCTCGGAATCCCGTTGGGGATGTCTCTAAGCGGCATACTTCTTCAACAAATAGGATACTATGGCATATTCTGTATATCAAACTGTCTTTATTTCACTAGTTTGATCTATGGTTACATCCGATTAAAGGATCCTGTCATGTCGGATGAAAGGCAAAAA GTGACCCCAGTAGGCTGTTGCGGTTGGATAAAATCTTTCTTCGACGCCCGGCATGTCCGCGAGACGCTCACCGTGGCCTTCTGCAACGGCACGCGACGGCGGCGCCTGCGCGTGTCTCTGCTCATCGTCGTCGTCTGCGTCATATTTGGCCCATTGCATG GTGAAATGAACGTGCTATACCTTTTCATGCGGTTTCGATTCAACTGGAACGAGGTGCAGTTCAGCATGTTTTGTACCTACAGCATCATCACCAACTTAGTAG GAACACTTTTCTCCATCAGCATCTTCAGCAGTTTCATGAAACTGGACGACACCATCGTGGGCAGTATCTCCTGCGCCAGCAAGATCCTCGCCTCCTTCATATTCGCCTTCGCCACCACCACGACCGAGATATATTTGG CGCCATTGGTGGAAATTTTCAATGGGACATCGTTCATAGCCATGCGCTCCATCGCTTCCAAACTCGTTACCAGTGAGGAGTTAG GTAAAGTGAACTCGTTGTTCGGACTGGCAGAAGCAATGACACCGTTGGTTTACGGGCCACTCTACTCCCGGGTGTACATGGCAACACTCAGCTTCCTCCCAGGAGCTGTCTTTCTACTCGGCGCTGCCATGACCGTTCCCGCCATGGCCATATTtgg ATGGATGTACTTCGAGCAGAAAGAGGATAAACGACTCGCAGAGGCTGAAAACGCCAACAAGGAAGTCTAG